AGGGGCTTAAGCGTTTACCCTGATCTCCTTAAGCAGCGACAACTCATCAAGCGCTTTCCCCGAACCGACGACAACACAGGAGAGGGGATCATCCGCAATGGTCACAGGCAGTCCCGTTTCCCTTCTTAAAAGCTCGTCAAGCCCGTTTAGAAGCGCTCCTCCCCCGGCAAGCACTATCCCCTTGTCGACGATTTCCGCTGCCAGCTCAGGGGGTGTTCTTTCAAGGGCGATCCTTACTGCCTCGACGATAGCGTTTGTAGGCTCGCTCATGGCTTCCTTGATCTCATCGGAGGTGATTTCCAGGGTCTTGGGAATTCCCGCAACGAGGTCTCTGCCCTTGATTTCCAGTATCTTCGTTTCGCTTTTTGGATGAACGGTGCCGATATTCATTTTGATTAGTTCTGCCGTCTGCTCCCCCACAAGAAGATTGTATTTTCGTTTTATATACTGGACGATAGCTTCGTCCAGCTTGTCACCGCCGACCCTTACCGACTTGCTGTAAACAATGCCGGAGAGGGATATGACGGCAACTTCCGTTGTTCCGCCCCCGATGTCTACGATCATGTTGCCCGAAGGTTCCGTAATGGGAAGGCCCGCCCCGATGGCCGCAGCCATGGGTTCTTCTATGAGATAAACTTCCCTTGCGCCTGCAAATTCGGCAGATTCCCTGACGGCCCTTTGCTCTACCTGCGTGATTCCTGAAGGCACGCATATGATGATTCTCGGCCTTACCAGGGTTTTCCTGTTGTGCACTTTCTGAATAAAGTACCTGAGCATGGCCTCCGTTATTTCAAAGTCGGCAATAACGCCGTCTTTCATGGGACGGATTGCAACGATGCTTCCCGGTGTTCTTCCGAGCATTTTTTTCGCTTCATTGCCGACGGCGAGCACTTTCTTGAATCCCTGTGTGTCTTTATGTACTGCCACCACAGAAGGCTCGCTGCTTACGATGCCCTTCCCCTTGACGTATATAAGTGTGTTTGCTGTTCCCAAATCGATGGCAAGATCCCTGGAGAACAGTCCCAGGAATTTATTAATCAACATTTCTTTCTCCTTTCAAACAGAGCGGATTTAAATCGGAAATGCTATCAGATAAAATATCCAAGATCAAGAGAAAACAGTTCCACCGTAGAAATAATACTTGTTTTTTAACCCCTCCCTGTTTTACTATGGGCGGTAATTTTTTCTGAAAAAATATAATCCCGGAAAGGGCGGTTGGATCATGGTTTCCGGCGCAATCGCTTCATTCCGGGATAATAACGATAAGTATAAAGGAGTGGTATTTCATGTTAGGTTTAATGCGCAGACATTCACGTTCAATTTTTATCAAACTAATCTATGTGGGGCTCATATTAAGCTTTGTTGTCTGGGGGATTGGTACTTACCAGAGCAGGGACAGCTTCATTGCAGCCAGGGTGGATGGTGAAGAAATCAGCATGTCGGAATACCAGCGGACCTTTGATAACATGCTCAACTCTTTAAAGGAGAATATGAAGGAAAACTTTAAGGAGGAGATGATCGAGGCCTTTAATCTCAAAAAGCAGGCAATGGACTCGCTTATTAACAACATCCTCCTCCGGAAGGAGGCAAAAAGGCTGAGCCTTCGCGCTGAGGATAACGAAATTCAGGGCAGGATAGACTCATACCCCGCTTTTCAGAAGGATGGCCGCTTTGATAAGGCAACTTACCGCCTGGTGCTCAAGAATAACCGGCTCAAACCTGCTGATTTTGAGGAAGAGCAGAGACGACTGATCCTCATGTGGAAAGCGGAAAGCGCCATAAAGAACAGCGCTGCAGTTACCGATGATGAGGTGCTAGCTTCGTTTGTGGAGCAAAAAGAGACGGTCAGCCTGGATTACATCAAGGTTTCTCCGGATAAATTCAAGGGCCGGGTTAAGCCTTCATCTGCCGAGGTGCAGGAATACTTTGCCGCCAATATGGGCGAATTTACTATCCCTGAAAGGGTAAAAATGGGCTATGCCCTTTTCAAGCCCGAAGATTTTGTCAAGAAGATCAAGCTTACTCCCGAAGAATATGAGGACTATTATAACAGCTATATCGATGATTTTACTATTCCGGGAGAAGTTCGGGCGAGCCATATTCTGCTTAAGTTCAATGACAACCGTGAAGAGGCGAAAGCGAAAGCCGGGGAGTTGCTTGAAGGGATTAAAGGCGGGGAAGATTTTGCGGCGCTGGCTGCGGAGCATTCGGAAGATCCCTTATCTGCCGGCAAAGGCGGCGATCTGGGTTTCTTTGGTCCCGGGGATATGGTTAAGGACTTTGAAGAGGCCGCTTATGCCCTGGAGAAGGGCGCTGTTAGTGAGGTTGTGGAAAGTGTCTATGGTTATCATATTATAAAGGTAACCGATATTAAGGAGGAGAAGGTTACTCCTCTTGCCGAGGTTAAGGGGAAGATCAGGAAGGTGCTTGAATCAGAAATATCGAGGGAGCTTGCCGAGAGCATGGCCGAAGATATTTATTATGAAGCCCTGAGAGGGAAAAACCTGGAAGAACTGGTCAAGGAAGAAAAGATTCCTTTCAAGACAACCGGTTTCTTTAATCTGGATAATATTCCCGCACAATTTGATCCTCTTAGAGAGGTTGTCTTGTCGGCCAATGCGGAAGCGCCGGGATGGGTGAGCAGACCCAGAGAGGCTGAGGGGAAGTTTTACATTCTTACCCTTATAAATAAAGAAGCGCCGAGAGAGCCCAGGCTCGAGGAAGTAAAAGCCGCCGTCACGGCGGCGGTAAAAGAGAAAAAGGCAAGAGAGGTGGCCGCTGCCCTGGGAGAAAAGCTCCTGGAAGGGATCAAAAAAGGGTTAGACCTTAAAAAGACCGCTTCAAATAACGGTCTGAAACTGGAATCGACAGATCATTTCAGCAGGGTAGCCCATTCCATCCCGGGAATTGGCGTGTCGCAGGAAATAGTAGTGGATGTGTTTCAGTTGAGCAGTGAAAAGTCCATTTCTGAAAAAACCTACAACGTTGGAAACAATATTTTTGTTGTGGGCCTTAAAGAGAAGAAGGATGCTGATCCCGCGGAATATGAAAAAGAGAGAGAGAGCTTTCGTTCCAGACTTCTTGAGCAGAGAAGAGACGAGGTATTCAGGCGCTGGCTCGATGAGGCGAGGAAAAATGCCGACATCATTTATAACGAAGATTTGGCAGACCTGAAAGGGTAAGGTGAATCGGGAAGCTTAATCTCTGTTAAAGAGGGATTTTAATCGGGAAAGGCCGTGAAACCGATGAATTACACTATAAATATATGCCCCCTTGCTGTTTCCGGGCTTAAAAACCTCTCTTTTTGTTTATGGCCCTGACCATGCTGTAGAGGGTGTCGTTTACCGGTGTTTCTCTTTTGAGTTCTTTTCCCCTTTTTGATACTGCGCCATTTAACGCTTCTATCTCCATTCGCCGGCCCTTTTCCATGTCCATGAGCATGGAAGTCTTTATCTCACCCTGTTTTTCCGTGTGGGCAATTGTTTTTTGGGGAAGGTCACGGGAAACGGCAATGCCGAGGCCCTGTGCCAGGTCAACAACTTCTTCCATCGCTTTTTGGACAACCTCTCTTGTCGACTTGTCTGACAGTATATTACTGACGGCGCATCCCGTCAGGGCGGTAATGGCATTAAAACCGCAGTTCCATACCATTTTCTGCCACATTACCTTTTTGATGTCCTCTGAAAGTCTTGCCTCTATGCCGCAGGACTGGAATGTCCGGCAGACCTTTTCTCCTCTTTCAGAGAGGCCGCCCTCGATTTCGCCGAAGGTTATGCTCCCGGCAGCGCTGTGAACGATGAGTCCAGGCTCTTCCATGCGGGAGCCTATGAAGGCAACGCCTGCCATCACCTTTTCCATGCCCAGAATTTGTCCCAGCTGCTCTTCATTATCTACACCGTTTTGGAGGGAAATAATTATTGTTTCAGTTCCAACCATGGGTGCAATGAACTGAGCCACCTCCTTTGTGTCGAAGGACTTGACACAGAAAAGGATAAGGTCACAAATTCCTGTTTCGGAAGGATTGTCGCCCGCCTTGACGTTAATATGAAAATCACCCTTATAGCTTTTTACCCTGAGACCCTCTGTTTTTAAAGCTTCCAGGTGTTTTCCCCTGCCGAGAAAGGTAACATCCATACCTCCACGGGCAAGCAGACCTCCATAGTAAGCGCCTACACCGCCGGGGCCTGCCACTGCAATTTTCATTGTTTGACTCCCTTCCTTATTACCCATTTTTATGGAGGGTAAATTATAACCTTGTTCTCCCTTTTGTCAATACCGTAAGAGACCGGCTTTTTTGCCTGATGCGAGGGTGTTCGGGGGCTAGAATCTTCTTGACAGTAAGGGGATTTATTACTACTATTTCGGTGGAGGTTAGTACTCCTTCAAGGTGATAAATTGGGGCTCAGAGCTTCACAAGTCAGTCAAGGCAAGGCGCGGTCCGATGAGAATGGTTTGCCCTTTTCAAGGACTGCAACGCAGCATTGGCCAACTGAACTCTAATTTATCACCTTGAATGAGTACTAGGCAAATCAAAGAGAAAACATTCTCCGATCATGTTGTTCTTTTTATTGCAACGGGAGGGTATAGCGGTTACTTTCCCTTTGCCCCCGGGACGGCAGGGACGGTTGCCGCCATTCCTGTTTACCTCCTCTTTGCCATGCCCGGTCACATCCTTTACCTGCTCCTTTTCGCAATACTTCTTCCTCTGTCATTCTGGGCCTCGGGCCGTGCCGAGAAGATTTTCGGAGCAAAAGACAGCGGCATGATCGTTATTGATGAAATTGCCGGTTATCTTGTGACCATGTTTATGGTCCCTGCGGGGTGGCAGTATGTGGTTGCCGGTTTTTTTCTTTTCCGGTTCTTTGATATCAGTAAAATTTACCCCGCCGGGTCCATGGAAAAGATCGGCGGTGGTGTGGGTGTTGTTATGGATGATATCGTTGCCGGTGTTTACGCCAACCTCTCCCTTTGGTTGCTTATCTATGTGGGTGCTCTCCCGTGGTAGACAAGCGAAAGGTGGCGCCTTCAGCTGAGGTTATCGTTGTGGGAAATAACCTTGTTTTAAACCATCTCGGTGATGCGGCCAGGAAATATGTTGCATCGGGGCTGGTCAAGGCAGGGTTCAGGGTAGAAAGGTTCTCTCTCATCGGGGATGATGAAAAGGCCCTGGAAGAATTGCTGTCAAAGGGCCTTGAAACTCCTGATGCCGATGTTCTTATTGTTGTGGGAGGTATTGGGAAGGAGTCTGGCGACATTGCCTCCAGGGCTGCCGCCAGGGTGACGGGAAGGAGGCTGGTCGTTTCCAACGATATTCTGGGGCATATGAGGTCGGCACTTGAATCAAGAGGGAGAGAGATGTCTCCTTCCGATGAAAGGCTTGCCCTTATTCCGCAAAAAGCGCAGGTACTGAAAAATCCGGTAGGCCCTGTTTGTGGATTTATGCTGAAAGAGGGCAGGAAAAAACTTTTTTTTATTCCCGGCAGGTCCGGTTATATTCAGGCTATTTCATCGGAAAGTCTCTTTCCTCTTTTAGCTGAAGAGGCTCCCGGTAAGGGGCTTGCCTTTAACCGCCTCTTTCATACTTTCGGCCTTAAAGAAGAGAGAATGAAGGCGCTCCTTGCCCAGGCAATACCGCCTGTTGAGGGTGTGGAGATCACTTATAGCCATGCTCTTGAAGAGACGGCCGTCAGCCTTTCTGCCACAGGGGCAAAGGGAGAGAAGAGGCTGGAGAAGCTGACGTCCATCGTGAGAGAATCGCTCGGTGACTGGATCTTTGCAGAAGAAGGCGGAACGATGGAAGAGACGGTGGGAAACCTGCTCAGGCTTAAAAGGGCGAGCCTCGCGACGGCAGAGTCCTGTACCGGTGGAGGAATCGGGAACCGCATTACCAACGTATCGGGCAGTTCCGACTATTTCGAGATGGGTGTTATTGCTTATTCAAATGAGGCAAAAACCAAACTTCTCGGTCTTCAGCCTTCCCTTATTGAAAAGAAGGGCGCCGTCAGTTCGGAAGTTGCCCTTCTCATGGCGCAGGGAGTGCGCCGGCTCGGCAGGGCGACCTTCGGGCTTGCCGTCACAGGTCTTGCCGGGCCACGGGGCGGAAACAGGAAAAAACCGGTAGGGACCGTTTTTATTGCTTTTGCATGGGAAGAGGGGAGTTGTTTCGAAAAGTATAATTTTGAGGGAAGCAGGGAAGAAATTAAAAAACTGACTTCCCAGGCGGCCCTCGATTTTTTGAGAAGAGAACTTGTAAAGCGATAGCAGGTCTTGCCTATGAAAAGGAAGGAAGAAGATGAGATCAGGAGTTTTATTGCCCTCGATCTTTCACCCTCGAACCTTCTGGGCATAAAAAGACTTCAGGAAGGGTTGAAGCAAAGATCAGCAGGTGTAAGATGGTTAAAGACCGAGTCTATTCATCTTACGCTCAAGTTTTTGGGGAATATAAATGAGGAAAAAGTGGAGGCCCTCTGTGCTGCGCTAGGCGCTTTACGTGAAAGCCATAGCTTTTTTCATCTTTCACCTTCCCGGGTAGGCGCATTTCCCCGGCTTGACCGACCAAGGGTAATCTGGCTCGGTGTGGAAGGGGACCTTGACGCGCTCCATAGTCTCTGGCGGGACGTGGAAGCCGGCTGTTTTATGGCCGGTTTTGAGAAAGAGAAGCGGCCCTTTTCGCCCCACCTGACGCTGGGGCGGGTGAAGGATTTTAAGAAGGCGGCGGGCCTTGACAAGGCTTTGGAAGGAATGGGCTCCTTTGCTTTTGAACCTTTCAGAATTGATGCAGTTCATCTTTACAGGAGTGAATTAAGGCCTGAGGGCGCTCACTATACAAAAATAAAATCTTTTCCCCTCAAGGGGGGAGAGTAAGAGGAGGATAAAAATGTGTGCTGATGCAAACAGGGAAAAAGCGATAGAACTGGCCCTCGGTCAGATAGAGAGACAGTTTGGTAAAGGTTCCATTATGAGAATGGGTGGGGAATCTTTATATAACGATATCCAGACCATTTCTACGGGTTCCATCGGGCTTGACGTAGCCCTTGGCGTGGGCGGGGTGCCGACAGGAAGGGTCATAGAAATTTACGGACCTGAATCTTCAGGGAAAACGACACTGGCCCTGCATATTGCGGCAGAGGCCCAGAAAAAAGGTGGCATTGTGGCCTTTGTCGATGCCGAACATGCTCTCGATATTTCTTATGCAAAAAGGCTTGGTGTTAAGGCGGAAGACCTGCTCATTTCCCAGCCTGATACGGGGGAGCAGGCCCTTGAAATCGCTGAAATGCTCGTACGGAGCGGCGCTGTCGATGTGCTCGTTGTCGATTCGGTGGCGGCCCTTGTGCCACGGGCGGAGATTGAGGGTGAAATGGGAGATTCACACATGGGACTTCAGGCCAGGCTCATGTCGCAGGCGCTCAGAAAACTGACGGCCACCATCAGCAAGTCAGGAACGGTCCTTATCTTTATTAACCAGATCAGGATGAAGATCGGCGTTATGTTCGGCAATCCCGAAACGACGACAGGCGGTAATGCCCTCAAATTCTATTCCTCCATCAGGCTTGATATCAGGAAGGCGGGCGCCATCAAGCAGGGGCAGGATAATATCGGCAGCCAGACCAAGGTGAAGGTTGTCAAAAACAAGGTAGCTCCTCCCTTTAAGGAAGTTATCTTTGATATAATGTATGGTGAAGGCATATCGAAAGAGGGTGAACTTGTCGATATCGGCGCTGAAATCGGGGCTGTTGAAAAGAGCGGTGCCTGGTACTCTTTCGGCAGTGAACGTATTGGACAGGGGAGAGAAAATGCCAAGTCCTACTTCAGAGACAATCCTGAGGCGGCATTGAAGCTGGAAGAGCAGATTCTCAATCATTATGGCCTGAGCAGGGAAGAGACGGCAGAGGCATAGCCTCATTGTTTATTGACGCATAGCCTGGTTGCCTGTTAACTGACGAGGTGAAACAATGGAACTTGATGAAATATTAAAAGTGGGCGCCCAAAAAGGGGCTTCCGATGTTCATCTGAAAGTGGGACTTCCTCCTATCTTCAGGATTGATTCCGTCCTTTATCCTGTTAAAAACCTTCCCCGTTTCACAGCTGAATCACTTTCAGACATGATCTTTTCCATTATGACGGAATCCCAGAAGAAGAACTTCAGGAATGCCCATGAAATAGACCTCTCCTATGGTGTTAAGGGGCTGGGCAGATTCAGGGTTAATGTGTTCCAGCAACGAGGCACCCTTGGCGCTGTTTTGAGAATCATTCCCATGAATGTTAAATCCCCTGAAGAGCTTCATCTTCCCAAGGTTATTGAAAGGTTGGCTGAACAGCGGCGAGGCCTGATCCTTGTTACAGGGACGACGGGGAGTGGAAAATCGACGACCCTTGCATCCATGATCGATTACATCAATTCATCCCGTACGGCCCATATCATTACCATAGAGGACCCTGTCGAATTCCTTCACCGCGATAAGAAGAGCGTTATTACCCAGCGTGAAGTCGGTTTTGATACGCTCGATTTTTCAGGGGCCCTGAGAAGTTCACTGAGGCAGGACCCCGATGTCATCCTTGTGGGAGAGATGCGTGACGTGGAGACCATAGAGATAGCCATTACGGCAGCCGAGACGGGTCATCTTGTTCTCTCAACCCTTCATACCCTTGATGCCAAGGAGACCATTAACAGGATTGTTTCCGTATTTCCACCCCATACCCAGCACCAGGTAAGGCTCGCCCTGTCAGGGGTGCTCAAGGGGGTTATTTCCCAGCGTCTCGTCGTCAGAGCCGACGGCAAAGGACGTGTGCCTGCCGTGGAGGTGCTGGTAAGCACATCGAGAATCAGGGAGTGCATTGCCGAAGAAGAAAAACTCAAGGAGATTCCCGATGCTATTGCGGCAGGGCATACCATGTATGGAATGCAGACTTTTGACCAGTCGCTTATGGGACTTCTAAAAAAGAATTTCATTACCTATGATGATGCCATGAAAAATGCCACTAACCCTGATGACTTTGCCCTCAAAATGCAGGGTGTCTCTTCTTCGAGCGACAGCCAGTGGAGTGATTTTGAGAAAGAAAAGGAAAAAAAACCGGAAAAGGGAGATGACATCGATATCGAACGCTTCTGAGGGTGAAAGGGCAAGGAATACTGCCTGCAGATTTCTTTCCTATTGTGCAAGAAGTACCTTTCAAGTAGAAAAAAAGCTGAAAGAGAGAGGTTTTGCTGAAGAGGTTGTCAGTGAAACCATTGACAGGTTAAAGGAACTCGGCTTTCTTGATGATGCCTCCTTTGCAGAGAGCTTTGCCAGGGATCTGGCCCTGGTTAAGGGTTTTGGACGGTTCCAGATAGAGAAAAGGCTTAAAGATAAAGGTATTGAAGGGGAAGCGCTGACCCGGGCCATTGAGAGGGTTTTTTCTGAAATAGATGAATTTGAAGCTGCCCGAAGGCTTGCTTTGAAAAAAACAAAAGGACACTTAAATTCTGTCCGGGATAAGGCGAAAATAGGAAGGTACCTTTATGGCAGGGGCTATTCGTGGGATATTATAACTGAAATATTGAAGGGATTAGATGACCGGAAAAGAGATCAGGAATAGTTTTTTAAGTTTTTTTGAAAAAAAGGGCCACAAGGCGCTGGAGAGTTCTCCCCTTGTACCCCACGGCGACCCTACGCTTCTTTTTACAAATGCGGGAATGGTGCAGTTTAAGGGCGTTTTTCTCGGTGATGAAGAGAGGCCTTGCGGCAGAGCAGTAACCGTCCAGAAGTGTCTCCGTGCCGGTGGAAAGCATAATGACCTGGAAAATGTAGGGAAAACAGCCAGACATCATACTTTTTTTGAAATGCTGGGCAATTTTTCCTTTGGCGATTATTTCAAGGAAGAAGCTATCGAGCTGGCATGGGAGTATCTGACGGGGGTGCTTGGGCTTCCCGGGGAGAGGCTTATCATTACCATTTTCAATGATGACGATGAAGCGGGCAAAATCTGGGAAGAAAAGGCAGGCCTTTCGCCGGAGAAGATCGTCAGGTGCGGCGAAAAGGATAACTTCTGGTCCATGGGTGATACGGGGCCCTGCGGACCCTGTTCGGAGATCCATTACGACCAGGGAGAAGCTGTGGGTTGCGGCAGGCCCGAATGTAATGTTGAATGTGATTGTGACAGGTACCTGGAAGTATGGAACCTTGTTTTTATGCAGTATAACAGGGATGAAAAAGGGCAGCTGACACCTCTGCCTCATCCAAGCATCGATACGGGCATGGGCCTTGAGCGCCTCGCCGCCGTTGTGCAGGGCAAAAGCAGTAATTTTGATTCCGACCTCTTTGCCGGTATATTCAGGCACATTGAAGAACTGTCTGAAAGAAAGTACGGTGATAATGAAAAAGATGATATCTCCATGCGGGTTATTGCCGACCATATGAGGGCCATTACCTTTCTCATAACGGACGGCGTGCTTCCTTCCAATGAAGGGAGAGGTTATGTTTTAAGAAGGATTATGAGGAGAGCTGCCCGTCATGGAAGAAAGCTGGGTCTTAAGGAACCCTTCCTCCATCTGACGGCAGGCGCTGTTGCCGATGAAATGGGAGAGACTTATCCTGCCCTCAAAGAGACGCGGGATTATTGCGCCAGGGTCATTGTTCATGAGGAAGAGCGGTTCTTGAATACTCTCGATCACGGGATGCGCCTTCTTGAAGAAGAGGTTGAAAAACTGAAAGATGAGGGCGCTCACATGCTTAATGGTGAGGTCGCTTTCAAGCTTTACGATACTTATGGTTTTCCTCTCGATCTTACGGAAGACGTGCTGAAAGAATCAGAAATGACTGTTGACAGGGACGGTTTTGAACGTTCCATGGATAAACAGAAGGATGCTGCCAGGCAGGCATGGGCCGGTTCCGGCGAGGATAAGGTATCGGCTGTTTATGCAGAGCTTGTAAAAAAAGGGATTAATGAGACGGACTTTGCCGGTTATGATGCGGCTGAATGCGAGGGCAAGGTCCTTGCCATTATAAAAGAGGGCAAAATTGCTGATTCGGCCGGTGAAGGGGATTCCCTTGAAATCGTTACGGACAGGACCGTTTTTTATGGTGAATCGGGTGGTCAGAAGGGGGATGCAGGGGAAGTCTTCACTTCATCAGGCTCGGTCATGACCGTCAGTGATACCTGGAAGCCCCTTGCTTCACTTGTTGTTCATAAGGGGACGGTAAAAAGGGGACGCTTCCATAAAGAGGACAGGGTTCAGTTGAAGATTGACGCCGAAAAAAGAAGCGCCACAGAAAAGAACCACAGCGCTACTCACCTCCTCCATTCAGCCCTTAAAGAAGTGCTTGGCGACCATGTCAACCAGGCAGGTTCACTTGTTGCCGGCGACAGGCTCCGCTTTGATTTCAGTCACTTTACATCGCTTAGCCGGAGAGAGTTGGCAAAGATAGAAGAGATTGTCAATGAGCAGATCTGGTTCAATTCTCCTCTTTCCACTGAACTTCTCTCCATTGCTGAGGCCAAAGCGAAGGGAGCAACGGCGCTCTTTGGTGAAAAGTACGGTGATACGGTACGTGTCGTTACTGTACCGGGATTCTCCATGGAGCTTTGCGGCGGCACCCATGTTAATATGTCGGGGGAGATCGGCCCCTTCAGGATTATTTCTGAAGGGGGAATTGCTGCCGGTGTCAGGCGGATTGAGGCGGCAACAGGACAAAGAGCCTATGAAATTTCCCTCAGGGAAAGGGAGGAGCTTGATCATGTGGGAGCGCTTGTCCGGGGTAAGGGGGGAGAGATTGGTAAAAAAGTAGAAGCCCTCATTGCAAAGCAGAAGGGGC
Above is a genomic segment from Deltaproteobacteria bacterium containing:
- the alaS gene encoding alanine--tRNA ligase, coding for MTGKEIRNSFLSFFEKKGHKALESSPLVPHGDPTLLFTNAGMVQFKGVFLGDEERPCGRAVTVQKCLRAGGKHNDLENVGKTARHHTFFEMLGNFSFGDYFKEEAIELAWEYLTGVLGLPGERLIITIFNDDDEAGKIWEEKAGLSPEKIVRCGEKDNFWSMGDTGPCGPCSEIHYDQGEAVGCGRPECNVECDCDRYLEVWNLVFMQYNRDEKGQLTPLPHPSIDTGMGLERLAAVVQGKSSNFDSDLFAGIFRHIEELSERKYGDNEKDDISMRVIADHMRAITFLITDGVLPSNEGRGYVLRRIMRRAARHGRKLGLKEPFLHLTAGAVADEMGETYPALKETRDYCARVIVHEEERFLNTLDHGMRLLEEEVEKLKDEGAHMLNGEVAFKLYDTYGFPLDLTEDVLKESEMTVDRDGFERSMDKQKDAARQAWAGSGEDKVSAVYAELVKKGINETDFAGYDAAECEGKVLAIIKEGKIADSAGEGDSLEIVTDRTVFYGESGGQKGDAGEVFTSSGSVMTVSDTWKPLASLVVHKGTVKRGRFHKEDRVQLKIDAEKRSATEKNHSATHLLHSALKEVLGDHVNQAGSLVAGDRLRFDFSHFTSLSRRELAKIEEIVNEQIWFNSPLSTELLSIAEAKAKGATALFGEKYGDTVRVVTVPGFSMELCGGTHVNMSGEIGPFRIISEGGIAAGVRRIEAATGQRAYEISLREREELDHVGALVRGKGGEIGKKVEALIAKQKGLENEINKLKEKLASSGGKDMMADVIEVNGTKVLSIRIEGADAKSLRSLMDNLKNKIGSGVVVIGAPDADKVLLIAGVTSDLTSRFHAGKIAGQIAPLVGGKGGGRPDMAQAGGKDVSKLDDALAKVKEIVANTV